A stretch of Roseovarius sp. M141 DNA encodes these proteins:
- a CDS encoding carboxypeptidase-like regulatory domain-containing protein, whose protein sequence is MTAAGRSGSDAGDANADGTRAAPSVITGRVLGPDGTPVIGAMVMVTGDSPRHQDIGQVTGPDGTYRYGALIPGRYTLLARAADGRSGTGQVTVNPGSQAVLDITVQEEDRQ, encoded by the coding sequence ATGACGGCGGCGGGCAGGTCCGGATCGGATGCCGGTGATGCAAATGCCGACGGGACACGCGCTGCCCCGTCGGTCATCACTGGCCGGGTCCTTGGGCCGGACGGTACGCCGGTGATCGGCGCGATGGTCATGGTCACCGGCGACAGCCCGCGCCATCAGGACATCGGTCAGGTCACGGGCCCGGATGGCACCTACCGATACGGCGCGCTGATACCGGGACGCTATACGTTGCTGGCCCGCGCCGCAGACGGGCGTAGCGGAACCGGACAGGTCACGGTCAATCCGGGCAGCCAGGCCGTTTTGGACATCACAGTGCAGGAGGAGGACCGGCAATGA
- a CDS encoding serine protease, with the protein MSAAKTKGKTAKELSALIESGQAQAETMQAQARENMTLSAEEAQRPVSSRVTASATMAFEPSYGEMGKGEAAAAEGAVEAISQPKPEAMAMPRAASTSATALDAYWGTYATPEERRAASEMAPMMPEVVIGTDERIEVTNNEQYPWRCICSLNIRAQDGSNFIGTGWLVSPRVVLTAGHCVFLHGAGGWASSIEVIPGRRGSSQPFGSASTGALRSVRGWTESQNSDMDYGAILLPEDARFGDRLGWLGYTNRSDSELESGVVNLSGYPGDKPSGTQWFHSMAIASHTEFKIKYMIDTFGGQSGAPVWQYLPDGGRYGVGIHTSGHLSGNSATRITAGVFNNIVSWIGQAP; encoded by the coding sequence ATGTCCGCAGCAAAGACCAAAGGAAAAACCGCCAAGGAGCTGAGCGCGCTGATCGAAAGCGGGCAGGCCCAAGCAGAAACCATGCAGGCGCAGGCACGCGAGAATATGACGCTAAGCGCCGAAGAGGCACAGCGCCCGGTGTCCAGCCGCGTGACCGCCTCCGCGACCATGGCGTTCGAGCCGTCCTACGGCGAAATGGGCAAGGGCGAGGCCGCCGCCGCCGAAGGTGCGGTCGAGGCGATCAGCCAACCCAAGCCCGAAGCCATGGCAATGCCCAGGGCGGCCAGCACGTCCGCGACCGCGCTGGATGCCTATTGGGGCACCTATGCCACCCCCGAAGAACGCCGCGCGGCGTCCGAGATGGCCCCGATGATGCCAGAGGTCGTCATCGGAACCGATGAACGCATCGAAGTGACCAACAATGAGCAGTATCCTTGGCGCTGCATCTGTTCGCTGAATATCCGCGCGCAGGATGGGTCGAATTTTATCGGCACCGGATGGCTGGTCAGCCCGCGCGTGGTGCTGACCGCAGGCCATTGCGTGTTCCTGCACGGCGCCGGTGGCTGGGCCAGCAGCATCGAGGTGATCCCAGGCCGTCGCGGCAGCAGCCAGCCGTTCGGATCGGCCTCGACCGGGGCATTGCGCAGCGTGCGCGGATGGACCGAAAGCCAGAATTCGGACATGGATTATGGTGCGATCCTGCTGCCCGAGGACGCGCGGTTCGGCGACCGGCTGGGCTGGTTAGGCTATACGAACCGGTCCGACAGCGAACTGGAATCGGGTGTCGTCAACCTGTCGGGCTATCCCGGTGACAAACCATCGGGCACGCAGTGGTTCCATTCGATGGCCATCGCCAGCCACACCGAGTTCAAGATCAAATACATGATCGACACGTTCGGCGGCCAAAGCGGCGCGCCCGTCTGGCAATACCTGCCCGACGGAGGGCGCTACGGTGTTGGCATCCACACCAGCGGGCACCTGTCGGGCAACTCGGCCACACGGATCACGGCGGGCGTGTTCAACAACATCGTCAGCTGGATCGGTCAGGCCCCGTGA
- a CDS encoding collagen-like protein, translating to MLQFDSKVQTIEGVTVFGDHIRPDQFWYLPGPAPTLGHRDPGNVPQFTLITYRAASADSDMKGGGFLTLESVLKLDNRTKRKILSKLAQVSDGPPILSPVPLDEGSVRIVALDLEGGGGTTADAAPPGGFRAVEKILGATIPSMSGDNNALFSLALSQEGAVILDQAFKQGGAPVGVIYSFIYTGLNPALDVEIKANYKRIFDHLSMGIDLTAGAVIGGVPVYLEAGIDLAFEKLIQDGVIEIKVINFSTAEDKSDKENWALDFFKNDLLKQWFEPTLAPIRPSTQAPGGATTPGGATTPGEPAAPGGTPGEPAAPGDTPGEPAAPGDTPGGPAAPGDTPGEPAAPGGGSAPSPGGPGPGGGTTPAPGGGESPASAMLLFSGAGMDAIATSEVLAETLAQATMTKAIDVPHGGRDVSMAQASDGREVTLTFAGRGRPNAVEVAGQSRALDGLGAVRFDVGPGETIAFQALYPAAVGQTETFRLMFDVDKPAAGGWNVAPPSRAYTNYLNNQPFPPDVQFMRTRAADGSTGADALRSWIAQSTAEVLIDGHASFEGDSARETADRELSQRRVDVAQGIIGSRVSIGATVAHGFTRARDAGRVRDASDRVAEISRQGDTAPATTITGTVVRSGGTTPGGPTPGGPTPGGPTPGGPTPGGPTPGGPTPGGPAPGGPTPGGPTPGGPTPGGPAPTPGGGGPAITFPTDIPDMGIKLAFKLQKIEQIEDKKLTLHYNRQQAVQRKHAPQGAIAMMAKDLSGPPHFITVDLDSPFFRKIEIKVDNPVDYAQLGLMATDVEIEYGSRNDPATLKRRDMSFLRSGPTSDSHTFFMNDAHDLDYRITLQYHFDPMSGWDGRALSYTMPPETTLDRTLLINPFNHFGFVDIKVLPGELDRGMIRHTEVQLRYDGGDWQRDRTIVVRPDSPEQSWKLRLDDPERRDFSYTLRHHLVDGSVREVESTATRVPSVTVNDPFDDALIVEFFPNFDGAALQKMFVKVIYEDRINDYRREEDLTFEGALLQPQRLRIARFDRTRQAYSFQITTLGTDHSVKRFAPVTSEETIIFLGEHLSN from the coding sequence ATGCTCCAGTTCGACTCCAAGGTTCAGACTATCGAGGGCGTCACCGTCTTTGGCGATCACATCCGCCCGGATCAGTTCTGGTACCTGCCCGGACCCGCGCCCACGCTTGGGCACCGTGACCCCGGCAATGTGCCCCAGTTCACGCTGATCACCTATCGCGCGGCATCGGCTGACAGCGACATGAAGGGTGGCGGGTTCCTGACGCTGGAATCGGTTCTGAAGCTCGACAATCGAACCAAGCGCAAGATCCTGTCCAAGCTGGCGCAGGTGTCCGACGGCCCGCCGATCTTGTCGCCCGTGCCGCTGGACGAAGGTTCGGTGCGCATTGTTGCGCTCGATCTCGAAGGTGGAGGCGGCACCACCGCCGACGCGGCCCCTCCGGGCGGGTTCCGGGCGGTCGAAAAGATACTGGGCGCCACAATTCCGTCGATGAGCGGCGATAACAACGCGCTTTTCAGCCTTGCCCTCAGCCAGGAAGGCGCGGTGATCCTGGATCAGGCGTTCAAGCAGGGCGGCGCGCCGGTCGGCGTGATCTACAGCTTCATCTATACCGGGCTGAACCCCGCCTTGGACGTGGAAATCAAGGCCAATTACAAACGCATCTTCGACCATCTCAGCATGGGGATCGACCTGACGGCCGGGGCGGTGATCGGCGGTGTGCCTGTCTACCTTGAGGCGGGCATTGACCTTGCCTTTGAAAAGCTGATTCAGGACGGCGTCATCGAAATCAAGGTGATCAATTTTTCAACCGCCGAAGACAAGTCGGACAAAGAAAACTGGGCGCTGGATTTTTTCAAGAACGATCTCCTGAAACAATGGTTCGAGCCGACACTGGCACCGATCAGACCCAGTACGCAGGCACCGGGCGGCGCAACCACACCGGGCGGGGCGACGACCCCCGGCGAACCCGCGGCACCCGGTGGCACGCCCGGCGAACCAGCAGCGCCCGGTGACACGCCAGGCGAACCTGCAGCACCCGGTGACACACCCGGCGGGCCTGCAGCACCCGGTGATACGCCCGGCGAACCTGCGGCTCCGGGTGGCGGCAGCGCACCCTCACCGGGAGGGCCGGGACCCGGCGGCGGCACGACACCAGCCCCCGGCGGCGGCGAAAGCCCGGCATCAGCGATGCTGTTGTTTTCCGGCGCCGGCATGGACGCGATTGCGACGTCCGAGGTTCTTGCCGAAACGCTTGCCCAGGCGACGATGACAAAAGCGATCGACGTACCCCATGGAGGGCGCGATGTGAGCATGGCGCAGGCGAGCGACGGGCGCGAGGTGACCCTGACATTTGCGGGACGCGGGCGGCCCAATGCGGTCGAGGTTGCTGGCCAATCGCGCGCCCTTGACGGGCTGGGCGCGGTGCGCTTCGACGTGGGGCCGGGCGAAACGATCGCCTTCCAGGCCCTCTATCCGGCAGCCGTGGGGCAGACGGAGACTTTTCGGTTGATGTTCGATGTCGACAAGCCCGCAGCGGGTGGCTGGAACGTGGCACCGCCGAGCCGCGCCTATACCAACTATCTGAACAATCAGCCGTTTCCCCCCGATGTGCAATTCATGCGCACCCGCGCTGCGGACGGGTCCACCGGCGCGGACGCCCTGCGCAGCTGGATCGCGCAATCCACCGCCGAGGTGCTGATCGACGGTCACGCAAGCTTTGAAGGGGACTCGGCTCGCGAAACCGCCGACCGGGAACTGTCACAACGCCGGGTCGATGTGGCTCAGGGCATCATCGGATCACGCGTCAGTATCGGCGCGACAGTTGCCCACGGCTTCACCCGCGCCCGCGATGCCGGACGCGTGCGTGACGCCAGCGATCGAGTCGCCGAGATATCACGCCAGGGCGACACCGCCCCCGCCACGACGATCACCGGAACCGTAGTCCGCAGCGGCGGCACGACCCCCGGTGGACCGACACCCGGCGGACCTACCCCCGGTGGTCCCACACCCGGCGGCCCTACCCCCGGCGGTCCCACGCCCGGCGGCCCTACGCCCGGTGGACCTGCACCCGGCGGTCCCACGCCCGGTGGACCCACACCCGGTGGACCCACGCCCGGCGGTCCTGCACCGACCCCCGGTGGTGGTGGACCAGCCATCACCTTTCCCACCGACATCCCCGACATGGGCATCAAGCTGGCCTTCAAGCTGCAAAAGATTGAGCAGATCGAGGACAAGAAGCTGACGCTGCACTACAACCGACAGCAGGCGGTTCAGCGCAAACATGCCCCGCAGGGTGCCATCGCCATGATGGCCAAGGATCTGTCCGGCCCGCCGCATTTCATCACCGTCGACCTCGACAGCCCGTTCTTCCGCAAGATCGAGATCAAGGTCGACAACCCTGTCGACTACGCTCAGCTGGGCCTGATGGCCACGGATGTGGAGATCGAATACGGATCGCGCAACGATCCCGCGACCCTGAAACGCCGCGATATGTCGTTTCTGCGGAGCGGGCCGACATCCGACAGCCATACGTTTTTCATGAACGATGCGCACGACCTCGATTACCGGATCACGCTGCAATACCATTTCGACCCGATGTCGGGCTGGGACGGTCGCGCACTCAGTTACACGATGCCGCCCGAGACGACGTTGGACCGCACACTTCTGATCAACCCGTTCAACCATTTCGGCTTTGTCGACATCAAGGTCCTGCCCGGAGAGCTGGACCGAGGCATGATCCGCCATACCGAGGTGCAGCTGCGCTATGATGGCGGCGACTGGCAGCGCGACAGGACGATCGTGGTGCGCCCGGACTCGCCCGAACAGAGCTGGAAACTGCGGCTGGACGATCCCGAGCGGCGCGACTTTTCCTACACGCTGCGCCACCATCTGGTCGACGGATCGGTGCGCGAGGTGGAAAGCACGGCGACACGGGTGCCCTCCGTCACTGTCAACGATCCCTTCGATGACGCCCTGATCGTCGAGTTCTTTCCGAATTTCGACGGCGCGGCGCTGCAGAAGATGTTCGTCAAGGTCATCTACGAGGATCGGATAAACGATTATCGGCGCGAAGAGGATCTGACTTTTGAGGGTGCGCTGTTGCAGCCCCAACGGCTGCGCATCGCCCGGTTCGACCGGACCCGGCAGGCATATTCCTTCCAGATCACAACCCTAGGCACTGACCATTCGGTCAAGCGCTTTGCCCCCGTCACCTCGGAAGAGACGATCATTTTCCTGGGTGAGCATCTGTCCAATTAA